The Vreelandella piezotolerans genomic interval GCCATTGGCGAAGCGATGAAGGCGCATAAAGACGAGCTTGCCGACCTAATGGTCAAAGAGATGGGCAAGCTGCCCTCACAGGCGCGCCAGGAAGTGGATCTGTGTGTCGGCATCTGTGATTATACCGCCGAGCACGGACCCACCAAGCTCGCCGACGAAGAGCGCAAGCCCGGCAACGGCGAGCGCGGAATCGTCACCTACTCCCCGATGGGCGTGATTTACGGCATTCAGCCGTGGAACTTCCCTGCGTATCAAGTCGTGCGCTACTCCATCGCCAACATCATGGCGGGCAACAGCGTGCTGCTAAAACACGCAGAGAACGTTACGGGTAGCGGGCTGCTGCTGGAGAAAATCTACCGCGAAGCGGGCCTGCCGGAAAACGTCTTCCGCACGCTGGTGATTTCTCACGATGTCTCCGACACGGTGATTGCCCACAAAGCCGTGCGTGGCGTCACCTTGACCGGCAGCGATGGCGCTGGTCGAAAAGTGGCCGCCAAAGCCGCCGAGCATCTGAAAAAGACGGTACTGGAGCTGGGCTCCAACGATGCCTACCTGGTACTGGACGATGCCGACCTTGATGTCGCGGTCGACACCTGCGTGACCGGTCGCGTCTTCAACGGCGGCCAAACCTGCGTGGCGGCCAAACGCTTTGTGGTCACCGAAAAGAACTACGAAGCATTCAAAGAGCGCTACGTAGCGCGCATGAAGGATTTGAAAGCGGGCGACCCAACCAAAGAAGATAGCGACCTAGGCCCGATGGCCCGCGTCGATCTTCGCGACGACCTTCACGAGCAGGTGGAAGAGAGCGTGCGTAAAGGCGCGACAATCCTCTGCGGCGGCGAAAAACCCGAAGGCAAAGGGGCGTTCTACCCGGTCACCGTGCTGGATAACGTCACCCCTGGACAGCCTGCCTACGACGATGAGCTGTTTGGCCCGGTCGCTGCGTTGATTCGTGCCAAAGACGATGAAGACGCTATGCGCATTGCTAACGACAGTCGCTACGGCTTGGGCGGCGGCATCATCTCCAAAGACGTGAAGCGCGCCACCGAGCTTGCCAGCCAGTATTTCGACACCGGCATGGTGTTCATCAACGGCTTCGGTGTCGCCACGCCGGAAATGCCGTTTGGCGGCGTGAAGGATTCAGGCTATGGGCGTGAGCACGGCGGCTTTGGGATGCACGAGTTCGTCAACGCCAAATCGGTGATCGTCGTACAAAGCTAAGGTGACCACGCTTTTCGTCTAGCGCTAGGCGGAGAGCACGTTACCCAAAACGCCGCAGCGTCGTTTTCACGACCTGCAGCGTTTTCGTGGTCCGCCTTGTTTGCAGCCTCTTTTACAGTATCAGGCGATTTGCCGCCGACGCTGCCAGAGCGTTAGCAGCAGCGCGACCACCAGCCAGCTCACCAGCGCGGCAATGACGTCATCCAACACGATACCGAACCCGCCGCTCACGTATTCTGCCAAATGAATGGGCGGCGGTTTCAATCCATCGAAGAAGCGGTAGACGCCAAACGCCAATGCCAGTACCAGCGGATGGCGGGCGGCTTTTAGCCCCAGCACCGCGAGCGGAAAAGCGACGTACTCATCGGCGACGATGCTGCCATGGTCCAGGCCATCATAATGCCACGCAGCGATATGACAAACCGGCACGGCCGCTATCAGCATCAGCGCGATGATGACCGCCTGCTGCCCCGTTGGGCGGCCCAAGAGCCACCACGCCAGCGGCAGGCCAATCAGTGACCCAAAGGTACCCGGCGCAACGGGCGCTAGCCCCAACCCAAAGCCAGTGGCTAGCCAGAAGTTGAGCGTATCGAGCATTAGCCAGCCTGCTGCGCCTGACGCTCGAGCTCTGCCGCCATCTCAGGCGTTAGGTTTAGCGCACTGGCGAGTTGATCCAACCAGGCGCGCTCCATGGGGTTTTGGTCGTCGATTACGGCGACGCTGATCAAATACATTTCGCGAGCGGCCTGGGGAGAGTCCGCTTCACGGGCCAAGGCCTGGGCGTCCAGCGGGGCTTTTAGCTGCTGTTCGACCCAGCGGTGCATCTCCTCATCCGCGCCGAGGGCATCGATCTGATCGGTAATCAGCGCCTGCTCCTGCTCGTCGATATGGCCATCCGCCCGGGCGGCCATGATCATGGCCTGCAGCAGCTCCAAGCTGCGGCGCTCTTGAACCTCGCCGCTCAACACCTCGACACGCTCGCCTTCCGAGGAGGATTGGGTCCCAGCCCCCTTCTTCTCCTTCTCCTGAGTACTTTGCCACGCCTTCCAGGCCAGTACGCCGACTCCCGCAATGGCACCATATTTGAGCGCTTTGCCGCCCATGCTGCGGCCACGCTTCGAGCCCACCAGCATGCCTAGGGCACCGCCGCCCAGCAGGCTTTTCATGTCGAAACCGCTGGAACCGCTGCTTTGGCGCGAGCCTTGGCTGCCACTGCCGCCCAACTGGCGGGAGAGGCCATCGATCACCCCTTTGACATCCATGCCGCCGCTACTGCCCTTGCTGCCGCTGGCCTGACTCATCAACTGCTGAAGAATTTTGCTTGCGTTCATCCTTGCACTCCTCAATGGTTACTCATTCGACGGGTCGAACGCGGGTCGTTTAATGTTCGTTATAGCGCATGCTACATGAATACAGCATGAATCGATCCTGCACTCGCGCTTAGCCCAGCGCCCCTTTTACCGCGACCGAACTGCCATGACGGCTAGCGCTCACCTCGATGCGCACTGGCATCTGCTCTTTGAGTTCGCTGACGTGGGAAATGATCCCTATCGTTCGCCCGCTCATTTGCAGTTCGCTCAACATGGCGATGGCTTGATCCAGCGCGTCTTGGTCCAGACTGCCAAATCCCTCGTCGATGAACAGCGTATCCAGTTGAATTCCCCCCGCGTAGGCCTGGACCACATCGGAAAGCCCTAGGGCCAACGATAGCGCGGCCATGAACGATTCCCCACCGGAGAGCGTGGCCACCGGACGGTTCTTGCCAGTGTAAGTATCGGCCACGTCGAGCTCGAGCCCTGAGGCTTTATTGCCTTTGGAAGGATCTTCCCGGCGCACGAGCTGATAGCGCCCGCGGCTCATTCGCACCAGACGTTCGGAGGCTTGGATCAGCACATCGTCCAGCAGCACGCCCAGCACGAAGCGCTGCAGGCTAATGCGGTGACCGGTGCGGCCGTTGGCGACCTCGCTGAGCGTTCCCCAAAGCTGATACTGCGCCTCGAGCGCTGCCTCGGCGTGGCGTGCCTCCGCCAAGCGCTGCTGGGTACTCGTAAGCTGATCGACGCGTGCCGCCAAGCGCTGATACGTTTGGCGGCACGCCGCTTCGTGAGACTTGGCCGCTTCGGCGTGGGTCTCCAAGGCAGCAACGTCGGGGGGCGTTTTGCCTTCCAGCAGCGGTTCGCTGGCCTCGAGCTGGCCCTCCAATTTGGCGAGCTCCCGCTGAAAACGCGCGACGCTTTCACTCAGGCGCTGCTGTTCCGACGCCTCTAGGCGGGCAGCGGTAAACGCCGCTTCGTCTCTGAAGGGGCTGGCCTGCAGCGCTGCTTGCCACTCGGTTCGAGCGGTGCCTAACGTGTGCTGCGCCTCGGTTTGGCGCTGGGTGGCCTCGGTTAGCGTGGTTTGTGCTTGAGTGAGCGCCATATGAGCCGTTTGGGCCTGGGCCTGGGCCGTTTTCCAGGTCCGTTCGCAGGTGTCGATCTCGCGGTTCACAGAGGCTAACGACGCGTTCACGCTCTCCAGCGACACGCTATCGCCCAACTGCTCGCGAAGCCGTTGGCAACGTTCGTCGAGGTGGTGAGACTGCTGCTCCAAGCCCTGGGCATGCTGCTGGGCACTCACCCAGGCCTGGCGAGCGTGCTCGTAGGCACTTCGCGCCTGCTTCATCTCCGCTTGCGTCACCAGCGCTTGGGAGGGAGTGGCGGGAGCCGGATGCTCACGGCTACCGCACACCGGGCAAGGCTGGCCGCTGTCCAACCGCTGGGCCAGCAGCGCCGCCTGGCCCTGGTGCCAGCGCATCTCTTGCTCGATGGCGTGCTGCTCTTGGCGGGTGGCCTCTTGCTGCGTCTGCTCTAACGTCTCGAGCGCTTGGGCGACCTGTTGGGCAAGGGTGGCGCGCTGCCCTTCCAGCGTGGCCAGCTCCTGACACGTAGCGAGGGATTGCTCCCACTCATACGCTTGACGCTGCAGCGCGGGCACCCGCTCATGCTGGGCATTGGCCTCCGCCAGTGCCGCCTGGGCCTGCTGATGGGCGGCCTGTCGAGGGGCTATGGCCTGCTGGGCGGCCTGGCATTCGCTCTCGGCGGCAGCGGCGTTTTTCTCGGCGCTTTGCAGCGCGTAAAACGGCGTAGCGAGCGCTTGGGTTTGTTCGTGCCGGTGCAGCTGCGCTTGGGCGTGCTGAATCGCGGGCTGCTGCTCCAATAGGGCCGCTTTTGCCTTGACCAGCGTGGCGTGCTGCTCGAACTGGCGAGCCAGCGCCGTGCCCGCCTGGGCGGTCGCCACGGCCTGCTCGCGCTGCTCGGTGGCGGCCGCCAGCGCCTGTTTGGCGGCGTGATGATCCGGGTCGAGCGCGGCGAGCGCTTCCTGTAGCGCGGCCTCGCTCTCGACATCGCTGGCCGACAGGATGCCCTGCACCCGCTGGCGGTGGTCGTTCACCTCACGGACGATCTGCTTGGCCCGATCCAGCAGGCGCTGCTCGATACGCTGAAAAATTTCGGTTTGAAACAGCTGGGCAAAAATCTCTTCGCGCTCTTTCGAGCCCGCCAGCAGCAGCTCGCGAAATTTACCCTGGGGAAGCACCATGACTTGGCGAAACTGACGCGCATCCAAGCCCAGCAACTGCTGCAGCTGGACGTTGGCATCGGTGATCTTTCGTGCCACCAAGCATTCGTCCTCCTCGCCCTTGGGAGTAACTCGCCATAATTGAGCTTCCGCCGCTTGCGTGGTCGTGCCTTCGCCGCTGGCTTTGGGGCGCTCCTGCTGCGGCACTCGGCGCACTCGATAAATGGCATCTCGTAGACGGAACGTCAGCGTCACTTCGGTCAACAGGGTCGCGGGCGCTTGGTCGCAGCGCATTTGGCCAGCGTCGCGCTCGTTGCCGGTGGTTTGGCCGTACAAGGCAAAACACATCGCATCGAGGATCGAGCTTTTACCCGCCCCGGTGGGGCCGTTGATCAGAAACAGCGGGCTTCTACCCAGCGCGGTGAAGTCGATGGCCTCAGTACTCGCAAAGGGGCCAAAGGCCTGCATGGTGAGTGTCAACGGCGTCATGCTTGGCCCTCCTGCTCACGGCTGAGGGTGGTGATCAGCTCGCTCATGGCGCGGGCCTGCTCGTCGCTCATTGGCTCACCGCTGGCTTGGGTGAAAAAGTCGCTGAACATATCCAGCGCGCTGAACTGAAGCCGCTCGCGGTCTAGCTGCTGGCGCCCTTTTGCTTCCAGCATGCCGGGCTTCTCCAGGTGCAGCACGTTGGGGTAGACCTCCCGCAGTTTGCCCATGGGGTCGAGAATGGCATGGCGGTCGGTGAGGCGCACCAGCAAGTAGTCATCGGCGTAGGGATCGCTGGCGCCTTGGGCCAGCAGCTGCGTCAGCTCGCCTTCCAGTACGCGTACGTCACGACGGGGTAGCAGCGGATGATGCTCGATCTGGGTGACACCTTCGCTGCCCACCTCGACGAGGGTGACGCCTTTACGCTGAGTGGCTTCGGAAAAGCTGTACTTCAGCAGCGAGCCGCTGTAGCGAATGTGCTCGCCACCGCGAGTTTGCGGGCCGTGAAGATGGCCAAGCGCCACGTAGTCGAAACGCTGCATGGGCTCCCAAGCCACGCTCTCCGCCCCGCCCAGGGTGAGCGGGCGCTCGGAGTCGCTGGCGGTGCCGCCATCGACAAAGCAGTGGCTCATGAGCATCGTCGGGCGGCCCGGCTGGCGCTGCGCCTCGATGCGCTCCAGCAGGTAGCGGTGGGCGCCGTCGAAGTCGCGCACGTCCACGCCAAACGCGCTGCGCACGTACTCCGGATCGGCGTAGGGGATGCCGAACACATCCAACGTGTCACCGCCCATCGTTAGCGTGACCGGCTGATCGCAGGTGGCCAGGTCGGTGAGGATATGCAGCCCGGCCTGACGCAAATGGCGGGCGCCAAAACCCAAGCGCTCGGCACCGTCGTGGTTACCGGAAATCATGATGACCGGCAGGCTGCGCTTCTCGCACAGCTCGACCAATATCTCATCCAGCAGCGTGACCGCCGCAGCGGGTGGCACAGAGCGGTCGTAAATATCGCCTGCGACCAGCACGGCATCCACCTGCTCGCGGTCGATGATCGCCAGCAGCTGCTGCAACACATGGCGCTGGTCTTCCAGCAAGGAGAGGTTATGGAATAGCCGCCCCAAATGCCAATCGGCGGTGTGAAGTAATCGCATGACGCACTCGATACAGAAACGTTAGCTGCATCATAACAACCTCACACCGCGACGCTAGCGCTCAGGGGGTGATGGGCAGGTGCCGTTTATGCGCTGAGCGCTGATACGTTTGTATCATCGTGGCACGCGCTTCCTCGCTTACCTGTTTACCCGTCAAGAAAGCATCGATATCTGCGTAGCTAACGCCAAGTGCCTCCTCATCGGCTAGCTGGGGTTTCAGAGTCTCTAGATCAGCCGTGGGCTGCTTCTCTACCAGCGCTTCGGGCGCGCCTAGCACCGCACCTAATTGGCGTACCTGGGCTTTAGTCAGACCGGTTAATGGAGCGATATCGCAGGCCCCATCGCCATATTTGGTAAAAAAGCCCATGAGCGCCTCCGCCGCCTGATCGGTTCCCACGACCAGCCCCGCGTTAGCCCCTGCGACAGCATATTGAGCCACCATACGTTGACGCGCTTTGATATTGCCCAGGACGAAATCGCGTTGCTGCGCATCGGTAAAGCCCAGCCCACCTGCTTCAAGCGAAGCCAACATTGCATCGCTCGCGGCCTGGATATTTACACTCAGCACGCTATCGGGTTTGATGAATGCCAACGCCTGCTGGGCGTCTGCTTCATCGTGCTGAGTATCGTAGGGTAAACGCATCGCATAGAAGTGGGCTGACACACCCTCTTGGCGAGCTTTTTCTACCGCCAACTGCGCCAAGCGCCCTGCTACAGTGGAGTCGACCCCGCCACTGATACCCAACACCAAGCTCTTTTGCCCAGAGTTTAGGAGTTGGCGATAGAGAAACATCACACGGCGCTCGACTTCTTGCTGCGGATCGATGGCGGGCACGACCCGCAACGCGGTTTGAATATGGGCTTGATGGGCTTGATGAGCGACGGCGCTGACCTCTCCCTCTACCACTGCAGCGTGGTGAGTCATTAAGCGCTTCAAAGCGTAGTGGGCCGCCGCTAAACGCACTTCGTTACGGTCACCTGAAAAATGCCGTGTCTCTGCGATGAGATAAATCTGCTGCTCGTACCGAAACGCCCAGGCAAAGCATACCGTTCCTACGGGAATGCCATCGTGGGGCTCTGGTCCAGCGATACCGGTATTGGCTATCGCAACGTTGGCATCATTGTTAGTGAGTGCCCCCACGGCCATTTCTTTGGATGTCGCCTCGCTGGTCAAACCACAACGCTCAAGGGTTTGAGCGCTTACCGAAAGATAACGCTGCTTAGCCTCTGGCGAGTACACGGCAAGGCCGCAATCCATCGATTGGCCACTGCCTGGCACC includes:
- a CDS encoding NAD-dependent succinate-semialdehyde dehydrogenase is translated as MSNTISTVNPTTGETLETYTLMDESQAKQIVEASHEAFLDWRLKPLEHRAKVVKAIGEAMKAHKDELADLMVKEMGKLPSQARQEVDLCVGICDYTAEHGPTKLADEERKPGNGERGIVTYSPMGVIYGIQPWNFPAYQVVRYSIANIMAGNSVLLKHAENVTGSGLLLEKIYREAGLPENVFRTLVISHDVSDTVIAHKAVRGVTLTGSDGAGRKVAAKAAEHLKKTVLELGSNDAYLVLDDADLDVAVDTCVTGRVFNGGQTCVAAKRFVVTEKNYEAFKERYVARMKDLKAGDPTKEDSDLGPMARVDLRDDLHEQVEESVRKGATILCGGEKPEGKGAFYPVTVLDNVTPGQPAYDDELFGPVAALIRAKDDEDAMRIANDSRYGLGGGIISKDVKRATELASQYFDTGMVFINGFGVATPEMPFGGVKDSGYGREHGGFGMHEFVNAKSVIVVQS
- a CDS encoding phosphatidylglycerophosphatase A family protein, with amino-acid sequence MLDTLNFWLATGFGLGLAPVAPGTFGSLIGLPLAWWLLGRPTGQQAVIIALMLIAAVPVCHIAAWHYDGLDHGSIVADEYVAFPLAVLGLKAARHPLVLALAFGVYRFFDGLKPPPIHLAEYVSGGFGIVLDDVIAALVSWLVVALLLTLWQRRRQIA
- a CDS encoding tellurite resistance TerB family protein, producing MNASKILQQLMSQASGSKGSSGGMDVKGVIDGLSRQLGGSGSQGSRQSSGSSGFDMKSLLGGGALGMLVGSKRGRSMGGKALKYGAIAGVGVLAWKAWQSTQEKEKKGAGTQSSSEGERVEVLSGEVQERRSLELLQAMIMAARADGHIDEQEQALITDQIDALGADEEMHRWVEQQLKAPLDAQALAREADSPQAAREMYLISVAVIDDQNPMERAWLDQLASALNLTPEMAAELERQAQQAG
- a CDS encoding AAA family ATPase; this encodes MTPLTLTMQAFGPFASTEAIDFTALGRSPLFLINGPTGAGKSSILDAMCFALYGQTTGNERDAGQMRCDQAPATLLTEVTLTFRLRDAIYRVRRVPQQERPKASGEGTTTQAAEAQLWRVTPKGEEDECLVARKITDANVQLQQLLGLDARQFRQVMVLPQGKFRELLLAGSKEREEIFAQLFQTEIFQRIEQRLLDRAKQIVREVNDHRQRVQGILSASDVESEAALQEALAALDPDHHAAKQALAAATEQREQAVATAQAGTALARQFEQHATLVKAKAALLEQQPAIQHAQAQLHRHEQTQALATPFYALQSAEKNAAAAESECQAAQQAIAPRQAAHQQAQAALAEANAQHERVPALQRQAYEWEQSLATCQELATLEGQRATLAQQVAQALETLEQTQQEATRQEQHAIEQEMRWHQGQAALLAQRLDSGQPCPVCGSREHPAPATPSQALVTQAEMKQARSAYEHARQAWVSAQQHAQGLEQQSHHLDERCQRLREQLGDSVSLESVNASLASVNREIDTCERTWKTAQAQAQTAHMALTQAQTTLTEATQRQTEAQHTLGTARTEWQAALQASPFRDEAAFTAARLEASEQQRLSESVARFQRELAKLEGQLEASEPLLEGKTPPDVAALETHAEAAKSHEAACRQTYQRLAARVDQLTSTQQRLAEARHAEAALEAQYQLWGTLSEVANGRTGHRISLQRFVLGVLLDDVLIQASERLVRMSRGRYQLVRREDPSKGNKASGLELDVADTYTGKNRPVATLSGGESFMAALSLALGLSDVVQAYAGGIQLDTLFIDEGFGSLDQDALDQAIAMLSELQMSGRTIGIISHVSELKEQMPVRIEVSASRHGSSVAVKGALG
- a CDS encoding exonuclease SbcCD subunit D — its product is MRLLHTADWHLGRLFHNLSLLEDQRHVLQQLLAIIDREQVDAVLVAGDIYDRSVPPAAAVTLLDEILVELCEKRSLPVIMISGNHDGAERLGFGARHLRQAGLHILTDLATCDQPVTLTMGGDTLDVFGIPYADPEYVRSAFGVDVRDFDGAHRYLLERIEAQRQPGRPTMLMSHCFVDGGTASDSERPLTLGGAESVAWEPMQRFDYVALGHLHGPQTRGGEHIRYSGSLLKYSFSEATQRKGVTLVEVGSEGVTQIEHHPLLPRRDVRVLEGELTQLLAQGASDPYADDYLLVRLTDRHAILDPMGKLREVYPNVLHLEKPGMLEAKGRQQLDRERLQFSALDMFSDFFTQASGEPMSDEQARAMSELITTLSREQEGQA
- the nadE gene encoding ammonia-dependent NAD(+) synthetase produces the protein MTHHAAVVEGEVSAVAHQAHQAHIQTALRVVPAIDPQQEVERRVMFLYRQLLNSGQKSLVLGISGGVDSTVAGRLAQLAVEKARQEGVSAHFYAMRLPYDTQHDEADAQQALAFIKPDSVLSVNIQAASDAMLASLEAGGLGFTDAQQRDFVLGNIKARQRMVAQYAVAGANAGLVVGTDQAAEALMGFFTKYGDGACDIAPLTGLTKAQVRQLGAVLGAPEALVEKQPTADLETLKPQLADEEALGVSYADIDAFLTGKQVSEEARATMIQTYQRSAHKRHLPITP